A stretch of the Channa argus isolate prfri chromosome 9, Channa argus male v1.0, whole genome shotgun sequence genome encodes the following:
- the LOC137133136 gene encoding SPEG neighbor protein-like, translated as MSKAKAAPPPGCTLNINDPQVQEAAIRIQASYRGHRSRKELRERGPPKILQELKDVVLVEGSAAKLECRVSAFPDPFIVWFKDGKELKDGPKYCYVFEDPDFVALVVRDGVLADLGKYTVTIKNPFGETSGCACILVEVPAKVSKGPDNVKAKRGTTVVLKAEISGEPPPDVAWLKDGDDIEEDDRVFFDVGDTNTMLTIKNAKLSDAGKYEVFVENNLGTDQSFARVDIL; from the exons ATGTCCAAAGCGAAGGCTGCACCCCCTCCCGGGTGCACTCTGAACATTAATGATCCTCAGGTCCAGGAGGCAGCCATCCGAATCCAGGCCTCATATCGCGGCCACAG GTCGCGTAAAGAGCTGCGAGAGAGAGGCCCTCCCAAGATCCTGCAGGAGCTCAAAGATGTGGTTCTTGTCGAGGGCAGTGCTGCAAAGCTGGAGTGCAGAGTTAGTGCTTTCCCAGATCCTTTTATTGTCTGGTTCAAGGATGGCAAAGAGCTGAAGGACGGTCCCAAATACTGCTACGTGTTTGAAGACCCAGATTTTGTGGCACTCGTAGTTCGAGATGGGGTTCTGGCTGACCTGGGAAAATACACTGTTACCATTAAGAATCCATTTGGAGAGACATCTGGATGTGCTTGTATTCTGGTGGAGG TCCCTGCTAAGGTTTCTAAAGGCCCAGACAATGTTAAAGCCAAAAGGGGGACAACAGTGGTGCTCAAAGCTGAAATAAGTGGGGAGCCTCCTCCAGATGTTGCCTGGCTGAAAGATGGAGATGACATTGAAGAAGACGACAG aGTATTCTTTGATGTTGGAGACACCAACACAATGTTGACCATCAAAAACGCAAAGTTGTCTGATGCTGGGAAGTATGAGGTGTTTGTGGAGAACAATCTGGGCACGGACCAGTCCTTTGCACGTGTGGACATCCTGTAG
- the LOC137132830 gene encoding carboxy-terminal domain RNA polymerase II polypeptide A small phosphatase 1-like isoform X3 has product MDRSQSIITQVAREEEENATCRDEGANEESPPKKPRRRGLFNSIFCCLCHRDTEAPSAKTNAPLLVEENGILSKVPAKPLLPQMKSDDAGKICVVIDLDETLVHSSFKPVNNADFIIPVEIDGTVHQVYVLKRPHVDEFLKRMGELFECVLFTASLAKYADPVSDLLDKWGVFQSRLFRESCVFHKGNYVKDLSRLGRDLNKVIIIDNSPASYIFHPENAVPVASWFDDMSDTELLDLIPFFERLSKVDNIYDILMQQQTSS; this is encoded by the exons ATGGACCGCTCGCAGTCCATAATCACACAAGTAgccagagaggaggaggaaaatgcGACTTGTCGCGATGAAG GTGCCAACGAAGAATCCCCTCCGAAGAAGCCTCGCAGACGAGGCCTTTTCAACAgtattttctgctgtttatgtcacagagacacagaagcaCCATCGGCAAAAACGAATGCCCCCTTACTGGTAGAAGAAAATGGGATTTTGTCAAAA GTTCCAGCGAAGCCGCTACTCCCACAGATGAAATCGGATGATGCAGGGAAGATCTGTGTGGTGATTGATTTGGATGAAACACTAGTTCATAGTTCATTTAAG CCAGTGAACAATGCTGACTTTATCATTCCAGTGGAAATTGATGGAACAGTTCACCAG GTCTATGTGTTAAAAAGACCTCACGTTGACGAATTCCTCAAGAGGATGGGAGAATTGTTCGAGTGCGTTTTGTTCACCGCAAGTTTAGCTAAG TATGCTGATCCTGTATCTGACCTGCTGGACAAATGGGGGGTCTTCCAGAGCCGTCTCTTCCGGGAATCCTGTGTCTTCCACAAAGGGAACTATGTAAAAGACCTGAGCCGTTTAGGAAGAGACCTCAACAAGGTCATCATCATTGACAACTCCCCGGCTTCCTACATCTTCCACCCCGAAAATGCA GTTCCTGTAGCATCGTGGTTTGATGACATGTCAGACACTGAGCTGCTTGATCTTATCCCCTTCTTTGAAAGACTAAGCAAAGTGGATAACATTTATGATATTCTCATGCAGCAGCAGACTTCAAGTTAA
- the LOC137132830 gene encoding uncharacterized protein isoform X1: protein MYLENSEKTNISEEVEPPAEAMLAEQCLVPKLTDAVSVSSSSNTELGIKVLVEYTEQILSGEMDSSFLCVKHCNMTRDETEPLTYCNGHAESFQQYSASNGFFESDHTLDICETLGSSQPFDECAHHCECFKSCKSSEHCANHSLTCCEHCVEHLQLFQQCKPPDQHFESFIFEPDKLPLNCEDFEQYKMSDFIPESTDHFELRQYKALEEQCECFDSEPDTSTEDSEQCEMSSFIADISQSVDLLDCGTELCECNEIQNENESTNVEGGGGDDDDVEDEEDKESYPLEQTEDANSLCCDTPVHTCFDDSEHSCFANECCEKYQTEEEPAATLDTSTDHCEGMNGKNYSETPKECPTSSEEDGSSVCSSVETKSFKTFPDGSVPSDPYSDLSAESEKRAQDDSSDEQVQWESFEEDEQVKQITAEESNEDEKKTPTGDVVIEDYFDFFDRADYYGQQFSLKQCYISCFDGGDIRDGLHPEEETQKASADAYGFEEIILPQADDAFEEACEVASEEGASFEGDYESEKNPEDWSINSESSLTEDEVEEIECEFRAESYEEVEEYEETFNEESCVSEGDFFEISNEKEAEVSTSSGTEESMYAPCADDISVEGDAYEDELCDAQKYESLGDNSSSTNHVQTNGNFCKEDNEVEPEDKTFIECSEMETYWSLVDNQGVEEMCKPNVEDYYAFQIKSIQSSVKQSLNEFILEGRSNDKIIHEKDNGEVSRTDRGDTLFSLNELQIPEECEAVRFRITEVTELTNILAKCSVVEKTTDEKTPKSVVDCALQNVLREIRPPSGIIHSVVSEHAKVEGQDTQTEENTDSEQSRDSEEDQSDDESFEPCECEYCIPPTEQVPAKPLLPQMKSDDAGKICVVIDLDETLVHSSFKPVNNADFIIPVEIDGTVHQVYVLKRPHVDEFLKRMGELFECVLFTASLAKYADPVSDLLDKWGVFQSRLFRESCVFHKGNYVKDLSRLGRDLNKVIIIDNSPASYIFHPENAVPVASWFDDMSDTELLDLIPFFERLSKVDNIYDILMQQQTSS, encoded by the exons ATGTATTTGGAAAACTCTGAGAAAACTAACATCTCTGAAGAGGTAGAACCACCTGCAGAAGCCATGCTTGCTGAACAATGCCTGGTCCCTAAATTAACAGACGCTGTCAGTGTAAGCAGCTCGTCAAACACTGAACTTGGCATTAAAGTTCTTGTGGAGTACACTGAGCAAATACTAAGCGGAGAAATGGACTCTTCTTTCCTATGTGTGAAACACTGCAACATGACTAGAGATGAGACTGAACCTCTCACCTACTGCAACGGACATGCTGAGAGCTTTCAGCAATATTCAGCAAGCAATGGATTTTTTGAATCTGACCATACCCTTGATATCTGTGAGACTTTGGGGTCAAGCCAACCATTTGATGAATGTGCTCATCACTGTGAGTGTTTTAAATCTTGCAAGTCCTCTGAACATTGTGCTAATCATAGCTTAACTTGTTGTGAACACTGTGTAGAACACCTCCAATTATTTCAGCAATGTAAACCCCCCGATCAACATTTTGAGTCTTTTATATTTGAACCAGATAAATTGCCACTGAACTGTGAAGATTTTGAGCAGTATAAAATGTCTGATTTCATCCCCGAAAGCACAGATCACTTTGAGTTGCGACAATATAAGGCTCTTGAAGAGCAGTGTGAGTGCTTTGACTCAGAGCCAGACACATCGACAGAGGACTCTGAACAATGTGAAATGAGTAGTTTCATTGCTGACATCTCTCAATCAGTGGACTTACTGGACTGTGGCACTGAGCTTTGTGAGTGCAATGAAATTCAGAATGAAAATGAGTCTACAAATGtggagggtggtggtggtgatgatgatgacgttgaagatgaagaagataAAGAGAGCTATCCACTTGAACAGACTGAAGATGCAAACTCTTTGTGTTGTGACACACCTGTTCACACTTGTTTTGATGACAGTGAACATTCTTGCTTTGCTAATGAATGTTGTGAGAAATACCAGACTGAAGAGGAGCCAGCTGCTACATTAGACACATCCACAGATCACTGTGAGGGAATGAATGGAAAAAATTATTCTGAAACACCTAAAGAATGTCCAACGTCTTCCGAAGAAGATGGTTCCTCAGTTTGCTCTTCTGTGGAAACCAAATCCTTTAAAACTTTTCCTGATGGAAGTGTTCCTTCAGATCCCTACTCTGATTTGTCTGCGGAATCTGAAAAGAGAGCTCAGGACGATTCCAGTGATGAGCAAGTGCAGTGGGAGTCTTTTGAAGAGGATgaacaagtaaaacaaatcaCTGCCGAGGAAAGTaatgaagatgaaaagaaaacacctACTGGTGATGTTGTGATTGAGGATtactttgatttctttgacaGGGCTGACTATTATGGACAGCAGTTTTCACTGAAGCAGTGTTACATCTCCTGCTTTGATGGAGGAGATATACGTGATGGCCTGCATCCCGAGGAAGAAACGCAGAAAGCTAGTGCCGATGCATATGGTTTTGAGGAAATCATTCTACCGCAAGCTGATGATGCCTTTGAAGAAGCGTGTGAAGTTGCTTCTGAAGAAGGTGCAAGTTTCGAAGGTGATTACGAATCAGAGAAAAATCCCGAAGACTGGAGCATAAATTCAGAATCATCATTGACAGAAGATGAGGTTGAAGAAATTGAGTGTGAGTTCCGTGCAGAGAGTTATGAGGAAGTAGAGGAGTATGAGGAAACTTTTAATGAAGAATCTTGTGTGTCTGAAGGTGATTTTTTTGAAATTTCTAATGAAAAAGAAGCTGAGGTCTCCACTTCCTCTGGCACTGAGGAGAGTATGTATGCACCATGTGCTGATGACATTTCTGTTGAAGGTGATGCTTATGAAGATGAGCTCTGTGATGCCCAGAAATATGAATCTCTTGGGGATAATTCTTCCTCGACTAATCACGTACAGACCAATGGTAATTTTTGCAAAGAGGATAACGAGGTTGAACCTGAAGACAAGACATTTATTGAATGTTCAGAAATGGAGACATATTGGTCACTTGTAGATAACCAAGGTGTTGAAGAGATGTGTAAACCAAATGTTGAGGATTACTATGCGTTTCAGATTAAAAGTATCCAGTCATCTGTTAAACAGTCCCTGAATGAATTCATCTTGGAAGGAAGATCAAATGATAAGATAATCCATGAAAAAGATAATGGGGAGGTTAGTAGGACTGATAGAGGTGATACTCTGTTTTCCCTGAATGAGTTACAGATTCCAGAGGAGTGCGAAGCAGTCAGATTCAGAATTACTGAAGTTACTGAACTGACAAACATCTTGGCAAAATGCTCTGTTGTAGAAAAAACAACTGATGAAAAAACTCCGAAATCAGTTGTTGACTGTGCGTTACAGAACGTTTTAAGAGAAATAAGACCCCCTTCAGGTATTATTCACAGCGTTGTCTCAGAACATGCCAAAGTTGAAGGACAGGACACACAGACTGAGGAAAATACAGACTCTGAACAAAGCAGGGATTCAGAAGAGGACCAGAGTGATGACGAGTCCTTTGAGCCTTGTGAATGCGAGTACTGCATTCCCCCAACAGAGCAG GTTCCAGCGAAGCCGCTACTCCCACAGATGAAATCGGATGATGCAGGGAAGATCTGTGTGGTGATTGATTTGGATGAAACACTAGTTCATAGTTCATTTAAG CCAGTGAACAATGCTGACTTTATCATTCCAGTGGAAATTGATGGAACAGTTCACCAG GTCTATGTGTTAAAAAGACCTCACGTTGACGAATTCCTCAAGAGGATGGGAGAATTGTTCGAGTGCGTTTTGTTCACCGCAAGTTTAGCTAAG TATGCTGATCCTGTATCTGACCTGCTGGACAAATGGGGGGTCTTCCAGAGCCGTCTCTTCCGGGAATCCTGTGTCTTCCACAAAGGGAACTATGTAAAAGACCTGAGCCGTTTAGGAAGAGACCTCAACAAGGTCATCATCATTGACAACTCCCCGGCTTCCTACATCTTCCACCCCGAAAATGCA GTTCCTGTAGCATCGTGGTTTGATGACATGTCAGACACTGAGCTGCTTGATCTTATCCCCTTCTTTGAAAGACTAAGCAAAGTGGATAACATTTATGATATTCTCATGCAGCAGCAGACTTCAAGTTAA
- the LOC137132830 gene encoding probable serine/threonine-protein kinase kinX isoform X2, producing the protein MYLENSEKTNISEEVEPPAEAMLAEQCLVPKLTDAVSVSSSSNTELGIKVLVEYTEQILSGEMDSSFLCVKHCNMTRDETEPLTYCNGHAESFQQYSASNGFFESDHTLDICETLGSSQPFDECAHHCECFKSCKSSEHCANHSLTCCEHCVEHLQLFQQCKPPDQHFESFIFEPDKLPLNCEDFEQYKMSDFIPESTDHFELRQYKALEEQCECFDSEPDTSTEDSEQCEMSSFIADISQSVDLLDCGTELCECNEIQNENESTNVEGGGGDDDDVEDEEDKESYPLEQTEDANSLCCDTPVHTCFDDSEHSCFANECCEKYQTEEEPAATLDTSTDHCEGMNGKNYSETPKECPTSSEEDGSSVCSSVETKSFKTFPDGSVPSDPYSDLSAESEKRAQDDSSDEQVQWESFEEDEQVKQITAEESNEDEKKTPTGDVVIEDYFDFFDRADYYGQQFSLKQCYISCFDGGDIRDGLHPEEETQKASADAYGFEEIILPQADDAFEEACEVASEEGASFEGDYESEKNPEDWSINSESSLTEDEVEEIECEFRAESYEEVEEYEETFNEESCVSEGDFFEISNEKEAEVSTSSGTEESMYAPCADDISVEGDAYEDELCDAQKYESLGDNSSSTNHVQTNGNFCKEDNEVEPEDKTFIECSEMETYWSLVDNQGVEEMCKPNVEDYYAFQIKSIQSSVKQSLNEFILEGRSNDKIIHEKDNGEVSRTDRGDTLFSLNELQIPEECEAVRFRITEVTELTNILAKCSVVEKTTDEKTPKSVVDCALQNVLREIRPPSGIIHSVVSEHAKVEGQDTQTEENTDSEQSRDSEEDQSDDESFEPCECEYCIPPTEQTNAYASVTSSLYGHANSF; encoded by the exons ATGTATTTGGAAAACTCTGAGAAAACTAACATCTCTGAAGAGGTAGAACCACCTGCAGAAGCCATGCTTGCTGAACAATGCCTGGTCCCTAAATTAACAGACGCTGTCAGTGTAAGCAGCTCGTCAAACACTGAACTTGGCATTAAAGTTCTTGTGGAGTACACTGAGCAAATACTAAGCGGAGAAATGGACTCTTCTTTCCTATGTGTGAAACACTGCAACATGACTAGAGATGAGACTGAACCTCTCACCTACTGCAACGGACATGCTGAGAGCTTTCAGCAATATTCAGCAAGCAATGGATTTTTTGAATCTGACCATACCCTTGATATCTGTGAGACTTTGGGGTCAAGCCAACCATTTGATGAATGTGCTCATCACTGTGAGTGTTTTAAATCTTGCAAGTCCTCTGAACATTGTGCTAATCATAGCTTAACTTGTTGTGAACACTGTGTAGAACACCTCCAATTATTTCAGCAATGTAAACCCCCCGATCAACATTTTGAGTCTTTTATATTTGAACCAGATAAATTGCCACTGAACTGTGAAGATTTTGAGCAGTATAAAATGTCTGATTTCATCCCCGAAAGCACAGATCACTTTGAGTTGCGACAATATAAGGCTCTTGAAGAGCAGTGTGAGTGCTTTGACTCAGAGCCAGACACATCGACAGAGGACTCTGAACAATGTGAAATGAGTAGTTTCATTGCTGACATCTCTCAATCAGTGGACTTACTGGACTGTGGCACTGAGCTTTGTGAGTGCAATGAAATTCAGAATGAAAATGAGTCTACAAATGtggagggtggtggtggtgatgatgatgacgttgaagatgaagaagataAAGAGAGCTATCCACTTGAACAGACTGAAGATGCAAACTCTTTGTGTTGTGACACACCTGTTCACACTTGTTTTGATGACAGTGAACATTCTTGCTTTGCTAATGAATGTTGTGAGAAATACCAGACTGAAGAGGAGCCAGCTGCTACATTAGACACATCCACAGATCACTGTGAGGGAATGAATGGAAAAAATTATTCTGAAACACCTAAAGAATGTCCAACGTCTTCCGAAGAAGATGGTTCCTCAGTTTGCTCTTCTGTGGAAACCAAATCCTTTAAAACTTTTCCTGATGGAAGTGTTCCTTCAGATCCCTACTCTGATTTGTCTGCGGAATCTGAAAAGAGAGCTCAGGACGATTCCAGTGATGAGCAAGTGCAGTGGGAGTCTTTTGAAGAGGATgaacaagtaaaacaaatcaCTGCCGAGGAAAGTaatgaagatgaaaagaaaacacctACTGGTGATGTTGTGATTGAGGATtactttgatttctttgacaGGGCTGACTATTATGGACAGCAGTTTTCACTGAAGCAGTGTTACATCTCCTGCTTTGATGGAGGAGATATACGTGATGGCCTGCATCCCGAGGAAGAAACGCAGAAAGCTAGTGCCGATGCATATGGTTTTGAGGAAATCATTCTACCGCAAGCTGATGATGCCTTTGAAGAAGCGTGTGAAGTTGCTTCTGAAGAAGGTGCAAGTTTCGAAGGTGATTACGAATCAGAGAAAAATCCCGAAGACTGGAGCATAAATTCAGAATCATCATTGACAGAAGATGAGGTTGAAGAAATTGAGTGTGAGTTCCGTGCAGAGAGTTATGAGGAAGTAGAGGAGTATGAGGAAACTTTTAATGAAGAATCTTGTGTGTCTGAAGGTGATTTTTTTGAAATTTCTAATGAAAAAGAAGCTGAGGTCTCCACTTCCTCTGGCACTGAGGAGAGTATGTATGCACCATGTGCTGATGACATTTCTGTTGAAGGTGATGCTTATGAAGATGAGCTCTGTGATGCCCAGAAATATGAATCTCTTGGGGATAATTCTTCCTCGACTAATCACGTACAGACCAATGGTAATTTTTGCAAAGAGGATAACGAGGTTGAACCTGAAGACAAGACATTTATTGAATGTTCAGAAATGGAGACATATTGGTCACTTGTAGATAACCAAGGTGTTGAAGAGATGTGTAAACCAAATGTTGAGGATTACTATGCGTTTCAGATTAAAAGTATCCAGTCATCTGTTAAACAGTCCCTGAATGAATTCATCTTGGAAGGAAGATCAAATGATAAGATAATCCATGAAAAAGATAATGGGGAGGTTAGTAGGACTGATAGAGGTGATACTCTGTTTTCCCTGAATGAGTTACAGATTCCAGAGGAGTGCGAAGCAGTCAGATTCAGAATTACTGAAGTTACTGAACTGACAAACATCTTGGCAAAATGCTCTGTTGTAGAAAAAACAACTGATGAAAAAACTCCGAAATCAGTTGTTGACTGTGCGTTACAGAACGTTTTAAGAGAAATAAGACCCCCTTCAGGTATTATTCACAGCGTTGTCTCAGAACATGCCAAAGTTGAAGGACAGGACACACAGACTGAGGAAAATACAGACTCTGAACAAAGCAGGGATTCAGAAGAGGACCAGAGTGATGACGAGTCCTTTGAGCCTTGTGAATGCGAGTACTGCATTCCCCCAACAGAGCAG ACAAACGCATACGCCAGTGTTACAAGCAGCCTGTACGGTCATGCCAACTCTTTTTAG